The sequence TCATCGGCGTCTCCAAAGGTTACCCCATCGAGCGCTTCTTACAGACCACTTCTCTCCCCCTGGCTGCCACAAAGGGGTACTTCATCACCACCGACGCCGAATGGATACACATTGATCCATTGAAAGAGGAACTGGTCACCCAGCCCTTGCCCGAGAGCATTCGCCCCAACTTCCATGTGTTGCTTGCCCGGCCGACCCTCAAGCAATTCGTCACGCTGAGATACGCCTGGCCTGAAGCGGATCGGCCTTTGCTCAGCGTGGCCGGTTGGCTGCCCCTTCTTCAGGCAGGGGTCGGGATCGAAGTCTCCCAGGGAGCCATTCTGGCCAACATCACTTCTCTGGTTCCCTTTACCGTTGGGCTGTTGACCCTGACCACTCTGTTCCTGGCCCTGGTCATCTGGCTGCTCACGCAAAACATCACCCGACCGGTGCAAGCCATTGCCCGTGTGGCCGAGGCCTTTGCCAGCGGCGACTTCCGCGCCCGGGCTCCGATCCAGCGGCATGACGAACTAGGCATGCTGGCCTACACCTTCAATCAAATGGCCGACCAACTCACCAACCTCACCCGCTCCCTGGAGCAAGAAGTCGAGGAACGCACCCAGCAGATTCAGGCCGCAGCCGAAGTGGCCACCCTGGCCACCTCGGCCACTTCTCTGGACGACATCCTGCAACGCACCGTGAACCTCATCGTGGAGCGCTTCGCTCAGTACTACCATGCCTCGGTCTTCCTCCTGGACGAAAGCGGGGAGTACGCCGTGCTGCGCGAATCCACAGGCCCCGTGGGCGAAGAAATGAAACGGCGCGGCCACCGACTGGAAGTGGGCGGGCACTCCCTGGTCGGCTGGGCAGCAGCTCATAACCGGCCACGCATCGCCTCCGATGTGGTAGAGGACCCCATCCACTTCAAGAACCCGCTTCTGCCCGAAACGCGTTCCGAGGCTGCCATTCCCATCGCCGTAGGCCCCCGCGTGCTGGGCGTGCTGGATGTGCAAAGCAAAAACCCCTACGCCTTTGACGAGCACGCCGTAGCCACCCTGCAAACCCTGGCCCGCCAACTGGCCGCGGCCATTTATAACGCCCGTCTGCTGGAAACTACCCGCATCGACCTGGTGGCCACCCAAACGCTCTACCAGACCAGCCGACGCGTGGCCCAGGCTCAGACGCTGGACGAGATCTTCCAGGCTCTGGAAGAAGCCTTCCGGCAAGGGGAGGTCAACGCAGCGTTGTTCTTTGCCGAAACGGAAAGCGACGCCTTGCGCATGGTATTCGCTCATTCCTCCATCCAAGGGCTCTCCCTTCAGCGGGATGCCTTGACCACCCTTTTCCCCTCGCAAGAGCCCATCCTGCTCCAACGAGAAGCTTTCGCCCGGCTTCCGCAACCTCTGCAGACATTGCTCCGCGCCTGGAGGGGATATTCCGCCGCTCTGTTCCCGCTCATCCGGGAAGGCGAGCCCGTGGGACTCCTGCTTCTGGCAACAGATCGCGAACATCCGCTCACCCGGCCTCGCATCCAGCCTTATGTCAACCTGGCCGAAGTGGTGAGTAACACCCTGACCAAGATTCACGCCCTGCAACGGGCCGAATCCCGCCTGGTGGAACTGGAGGCCATCAACCGTTTGAGCCAGGCGATGAGTCACGCCGCCCATCTGGAGGAACTCTATCCCACCCTGGCCCGGGAACTCCGCCGACTCTACGGCGAAGTCACCGTGGCGCTGGTCGAATATGACCCCCTGCGCCAGCAACTGCGCATCCCCTTTGTGTGGGAGCAGAGAGCGGACAAACCTCACAGCATCCCCGAACCCACCCCTTTGGGCGAAGGGTTGACTTCATTGCTCATCCAGAAACAGGAGCCCCTGCTCATCACCCAGAGCGACGAAATTGAAAAACTGGGCGCCAAACACATTGGTCCACCGGCCAGGTCATGGATGGGGGCCCCGCTCATCGTGGGCGATGAAATCCTCGGTGCCTTGCTGGTGCAGGACATCGAACACGAAGGTCGCTTCACCGCCGAGGACTTTCAAACCTTTATCACTTTGAGCACCCAGGTGGCGTTGACCATCCGCAACATTCGCTTGCTGGAATTGAGCCAGCGCCGCGCCGAGCAACAGCAACGGTTGCTGGAAATCGGCGAGCGCCTGCGCCGCACCATCGACCTCCGCGCCATCCTGGATATCACCGCCAAAGAATTGCGTCAGGCGCTTCAAGCCCGGCGGGTGATGGTGCGCTTCTACGGGTTATCCCCCGAACAAACAGGTACTTCCTCTGCAGGCAACGGGCACAAGGAGTAACCAGTATGGCCTCTCCGTTCTTTCGGCGCAGTCGCCCCCAACCGCAAGAACATCCACCTTCCTCATCGCCCCCGTCCCTCCGCAGCGTCACAGCAACACGGGAAGAGGTTTTCAATTTCCTCACCCGGGCCACCAGCGCTGCCGCCCTGCCAGTCGTCATTGTCAACACTCACAGCGCCATCCTCCATGGGGCGCCCCGGCGCGCAGCCGCTTATGTGGCCCTTTATATCACGTTGCTCGTCGCCACGTTTAGCCGACGCTTGCTCCCCTTCTCTCTGCGCGCTTGGGGCCTCGTCGCTTTGCTGTGGGCTGTAGCCCTTACCACCTACCTCAACACCGGAATACGGGGCGATGGCCGCATCTGGATTATGGGCGCAGTGGTCACCGCCGGGGTTCTCCTGAACGGTTTCCAGGCCGTGCTGGGTATCGGGATCAGCCTCGCTCTGCACGGCATCGTGGGCTGGCTCTTCATCCACCGCGTCCTTCCCCTTCCCCCGGTCGAGGGGCTGGTGACCAGCGAACTGCCGGAGGCCTGGGTCAACACCGGGTTCACAATGATCGCCATCGGGTTGGTGGCCGGTGGCATCGTTGCCATCAACCGCAGCCGTCTGGAACAATCGCTGGAAGAAAGCCAGGAACTCACTTCGGCGTTGGAGGAGGAACGGCAGCGTCTGGAACGTCAAGAGCGCGCCCTGCGCCGCCGCGTGGCTCAGTTGCGCGCTGCCAGCGAAGTTGCTCGGGTGGCCACCACCCTGCTCGACGAGCAGGAACTCATGGACTATGTACTGCGCACCGTCCAGGAAAGTTTTGATCTGTACTACGCCGGCATCTTCCTCCTGGACGAGCGGGGCGAATACGCCGTGCTGCGCGCCGGCACGGGGGAAGCGGGAAAACGCATGCTTCAGGACGGGCACCGGCTGGCCGTAGGCGGCACTTCCATGATCGGCTGGTGCATCGCCAACCGGAAACTGCGGTTGGCACTGGACGTCGGCCGCGACCCCGTGCAATTCAGCAACCCCTATCTCCCCCACACCCGAACCGAACTGGCCATTCCCCTCATAGTGCGCGACGAAGTCATTGGAGCCATGACCATCCARTCCGASCGTYYYCAGGCYTTCGACGAMGACGATATCCGCMTCCTGCARGGCATYGCCGACACCYTRGCCARCGCSCTRARCAMCRCYCGSCTGTTCCRCACCACSCARGARRCSCTGARCGAACTSCRGGCCATCCACGCCCARTTCCTGAGCCAGGCCTGGAGCGAYCTCCCKGAAAGCRGCATCCARRTCCTCCAGAGCGAAGAGMCGACCWCCMSTTCSCGMGAAANNNANNCNACSGGGCGSCTGCTCCGCCTSCCYCTYCARGTRCGSGAYRCCGTGGTSGGSGARGTSGTGMTGGARCGSGAYRCCCCCTGGAGCGARGARGARCRGGCCCTGGCCCAGGCGTTGMTCTAYCAGGCCGGGSTGGCCCTGGAAAAYGCCGGTCTRCTCACCGAAAGCCTGCGCCGCGCCGCACAAGAACAACTGCTGGGACAAATCAGCGCCCATGTCGGCGCTACCCTGGATATGGACCAGATGCTCCGCACTATCGTCCGTGAATTGCAAGAGGCTTTGGGCCTCCAAGAGGCCGAAATCCGCCTAAGTTCCACCCTGCCTGCCATCGAGGAGTAGCCATGTCCCCCCAACGGCGCTTTTGGTCCCCCCGCCTGCGCACCACGCTTTGGGGAACCGGGTTGTTAACCCTTTTTGTCATAGCCTTGATAAGCGGCATTATGCTTTACCTTACCAGCCCGCTACGTGCCCGGATGTACCAGGTCCTCCAGACCAACCAATACACCAGCTTGTTCGCCCAAATCCACCTGGACACCGTCCAGGCCCTGCTGGTCACCGAAGAAGGTTACGAAACCCGCCAGGCTTACCAATACCAGGAGTTGGTCATCCCATGGGCTACGGCCCTGGCCCAAGACCTGCAGCACATTGTGAACCTGAGGCAGCAGTTAGGGCCAGAAGACCCCCTCTACCCCTACCTCACCGAACTGGAACAATACGCCCGCGACGCCGTGCAAATCCTCCAGGCAAGTCAGCGTCTGGCTGCACAAAACCGGTGGGAGGAAGTAAAGGCCCAAATCGAAAAACTGCACGCCCTCGAGCGCCAGGCACGCACCGCCACATCCATTCTTTTGAGCAACACCCGGCAACAGAGCGCCCAAGCAGCCCAAGCCACCCGGGCCCTCCTGCTACGTATGCTACTCTTCATCGGCGGCGCTATGGTGATTATGGCCGCGGCCCTGTTGAGCCAGGTAGGCCTAACCCTCAACCGTGTGGTAAAACCCATTGAATCCCTGACCACCTATCTGGCTCGCTTCGCGCAAGGTGACCTGCAAGTACGCGCCCCAGAACCCGCCTCGCCGCTGGAGATCCACCAACTGGCCCATACCTTCAACCAGATGGCCGACCAGATCATGGCCTCTCAAATGCGTCTGGAGCAACAGGTGGCGGAGCGTACCGCCTCGTTGCGCAGCCTCAACAAACAATTGCAGGCCGCGGCCGAAGTGGGGCGTGCGGTCGCTTCTCTGAGCGACCTGGACGAAATCCTCCAGGAGGCTACCCGCCTCATTGCCGCGCGCTTCAATGTGTACCATGTGGGCATCTTCCTCCTGGATGCCAGCGGCACCTATGCCGTGCTGCGGGCCGCCAACTCTGAAGGCGGGCGGCGGATGCTGCGCCGCGGCCACCGCCTGAAAGTGGGCGAAGAGGGGATCGTGGGCTATGTCACCGGCACCGGACGCCCGCGCATCGCATTGGATGTGGGTCGCGACGCTGTGCATTTCCGCAATCCCGACCTACCAGAAACCCGATCCGAGGCGGCGCTGCCCTTGCGTATCGGCAACCGTGTCCTAGGCGCATTGGATGTGCAAAGCACCCAATCCGCCGCCTTTAGTCGAGAAGAGCTCAACACCTTTCAGTTTCTGGCCGACTTGCTGGCCATAGCCATTCACAACGCCGAATTGTTGCGCCAAAGCCAGGAAGCCGTTGAAGAGATGCGGCGCGCCTACGCGCAGATCAGTCAGCGGGGTTGGGAAGCCTTTGTCCGCCAGCGCTCTGTGAAGGGCTACCGGCTGGACGACCAAGGCCACCTGCAACCGATCGCCGAAACCGAATCCACCCAACCTTCCCCGACCAACGAGAGCGCCCAGGTGTTGCAGGTACCCATCGAAGTGCGCGGCGTGCCGGTGGCCCATCTGCGCCTGCGCAAACCCGCCGATCGGCCCTGGAATGCCCCGGAGCGCCGTTTGGTTCAGGAACTCAGTCGCCGATTGAGCAGCGCGCTGGAAGGCGCCCGCCTATTCACCGAAAGTCAACGGCGTGCCGCCCAACTCCAAGCCGTAGCCGAAATCGCCCGCGACACGTCCACCACCTTAGACCTGGAAACCCTGCTTCGAAGTGCCGTGGAACTCGTCCGCGAACGCTTTGGCTTCTACCACGCCTCGGTCTTTCTCATAGACGAAGAAGGAAGATACGCCGAAGTACGCGCTTCCACAGGGGAGGCCGGGGCCGAGATGCTGCGCCGCCAGCACCGTCTGGCCGTTGGTTCAGCCTCTGTGGTGGGCCAGGCCGCAGCCAGGGGTGAACCGGTGGTGGTCAACGATACCCGGCACAGCGAGATTCACCACCCCAACCCCCTCCTGCCCGAAACCCGCGCCGAACTGGCCCTGCCGCTGAAAACCGTCGATACCGTCATCGGTGCGCTGGATGTGCAGGCCACCCGACCCCACGCC is a genomic window of Anaerolineae bacterium containing:
- a CDS encoding GAF domain-containing protein is translated as MSQAVPSQPMFRGRLARRIMLVLLPFIIIPVLIMGYAAYRRAQNLLIEQATQQIQALAEVTLNDLQAWLRTKQVRLSLALYHTDTQALLEKILHTSRFAPDFPRQRKRLLAALQRANRNASLLLFNEFLVVNEQGVVLVSTHPELEGLDLSLAPWWPRLTPVLQGEQSFVHFGSAHLNPLLPKNTFGVLTATRGVTPTTQGVLIIGVSKGYPIERFLQTTSLPLAATKGYFITTDAEWIHIDPLKEELVTQPLPESIRPNFHVLLARPTLKQFVTLRYAWPEADRPLLSVAGWLPLLQAGVGIEVSQGAILANITSLVPFTVGLLTLTTLFLALVIWLLTQNITRPVQAIARVAEAFASGDFRARAPIQRHDELGMLAYTFNQMADQLTNLTRSLEQEVEERTQQIQAAAEVATLATSATSLDDILQRTVNLIVERFAQYYHASVFLLDESGEYAVLRESTGPVGEEMKRRGHRLEVGGHSLVGWAAAHNRPRIASDVVEDPIHFKNPLLPETRSEAAIPIAVGPRVLGVLDVQSKNPYAFDEHAVATLQTLARQLAAAIYNARLLETTRIDLVATQTLYQTSRRVAQAQTLDEIFQALEEAFRQGEVNAALFFAETESDALRMVFAHSSIQGLSLQRDALTTLFPSQEPILLQREAFARLPQPLQTLLRAWRGYSAALFPLIREGEPVGLLLLATDREHPLTRPRIQPYVNLAEVVSNTLTKIHALQRAESRLVELEAINRLSQAMSHAAHLEELYPTLARELRRLYGEVTVALVEYDPLRQQLRIPFVWEQRADKPHSIPEPTPLGEGLTSLLIQKQEPLLITQSDEIEKLGAKHIGPPARSWMGAPLIVGDEILGALLVQDIEHEGRFTAEDFQTFITLSTQVALTIRNIRLLELSQRRAEQQQRLLEIGERLRRTIDLRAILDITAKELRQALQARRVMVRFYGLSPEQTGTSSAGNGHKE
- a CDS encoding GAF domain-containing protein; amino-acid sequence: MASPFFRRSRPQPQEHPPSSSPPSLRSVTATREEVFNFLTRATSAAALPVVIVNTHSAILHGAPRRAAAYVALYITLLVATFSRRLLPFSLRAWGLVALLWAVALTTYLNTGIRGDGRIWIMGAVVTAGVLLNGFQAVLGIGISLALHGIVGWLFIHRVLPLPPVEGLVTSELPEAWVNTGFTMIAIGLVAGGIVAINRSRLEQSLEESQELTSALEEERQRLERQERALRRRVAQLRAASEVARVATTLLDEQELMDYVLRTVQESFDLYYAGIFLLDERGEYAVLRAGTGEAGKRMLQDGHRLAVGGTSMIGWCIANRKLRLALDVGRDPVQFSNPYLPHTRTELAIPLIVRDEVIGAMTIQSXRXQAFDXDDIRJLQGIADTLAXALXXXRLFXTTQEXLXELXAIHAQFLSQAWSDLPESXIQXLQSEEXTXXSREXXXTGRLLRLPLQVRDXVVGEVVXERDXPWSEEEXALAQALJYQAGXALENAGLLTESLRRAAQEQLLGQISAHVGATLDMDQMLRTIVRELQEALGLQEAEIRLSSTLPAIEE
- a CDS encoding GAF domain-containing protein, encoding MSPQRRFWSPRLRTTLWGTGLLTLFVIALISGIMLYLTSPLRARMYQVLQTNQYTSLFAQIHLDTVQALLVTEEGYETRQAYQYQELVIPWATALAQDLQHIVNLRQQLGPEDPLYPYLTELEQYARDAVQILQASQRLAAQNRWEEVKAQIEKLHALERQARTATSILLSNTRQQSAQAAQATRALLLRMLLFIGGAMVIMAAALLSQVGLTLNRVVKPIESLTTYLARFAQGDLQVRAPEPASPLEIHQLAHTFNQMADQIMASQMRLEQQVAERTASLRSLNKQLQAAAEVGRAVASLSDLDEILQEATRLIAARFNVYHVGIFLLDASGTYAVLRAANSEGGRRMLRRGHRLKVGEEGIVGYVTGTGRPRIALDVGRDAVHFRNPDLPETRSEAALPLRIGNRVLGALDVQSTQSAAFSREELNTFQFLADLLAIAIHNAELLRQSQEAVEEMRRAYAQISQRGWEAFVRQRSVKGYRLDDQGHLQPIAETESTQPSPTNESAQVLQVPIEVRGVPVAHLRLRKPADRPWNAPERRLVQELSRRLSSALEGARLFTESQRRAAQLQAVAEIARDTSTTLDLETLLRSAVELVRERFGFYHASVFLIDEEGRYAEVRASTGEAGAEMLRRQHRLAVGSASVVGQAAARGEPVVVNDTRHSEIHHPNPLLPETRAELALPLKTVDTVIGALDVQATRPHAFSQDDVQVLQILADQLAVAVTNARLFAEVQEHLESHRKLHAILAAATATLTVEEALQQAAEAIHKMWSDLAVAFLLANPTQRTLRVVAAKGHRQREKALGMEVPYGHGITGWAAEHQEIVRSNRVQEDPRYIKGTPGTQSKLAIPLIYRDEMVAVMDLESPRPGAFDESDQELFRTLATSLAAVLTNIRLLEAARRRAEQLQLLNEISSIAATHVNQVELLQAVLPRLVEGLGGQIGGALLRTTGPYYKIVAAYPPGAQPIVEDLSDIVASALAQKRPIILPATEGLPPQAQPLAQQKGIQSIVMLPLLFREELVGALRIGLPGERAWSDEEQRLLEQIARQISTSLEAARLFEAATRRARRERLVTEITTRMRASNDPQEILQTALRELQKALQAEITQVVILENGENLSEA